GGCGGCGAACTTGATGATCTTTGTCGGGTGCGCGAGGCGGCAGATGGCGAAGGTTTTGGCGATTTCCGGCACCGAGACCGGTGCGGCTCCTTCGAGCGGCGTGCCGTCGATGGGTACCAGCACGTTGAGCGGAATGACCGTTACGTCGAGGTCTCGCAGCGCGAAGATCATGCCGATGCGCTCCTGCATCGTTTCGCCGACGCCGAGGATGCCGCCGCAACAGACGCCGATGCCGTTTGAGCGAAGCCGCCGGATTGTTCCAATCCGTTCGTTAACCGCGTGCGTGTCGGCGATCAGTTCGCCGTAGCGGGCCGGATCGACCTGGATGTTGATGTTGTAGTGTGCGATGCCGTGGCGGGCCAGTTCGGCGGCGGGCGCGTCGCCGAGCACGCCGAGTGAAGCGCAGACATGCAGACCGGGCAGTTCGCGATGCAGCCGGTCGATCATGCCAAGAATTCGCTCGAACTCAGGCGTCACCTTCAGGTAGCCATAGCCGCTGGTCACGATGCCGAAGTGGCCGATGCCCTGCTCCCACGCGCTCCGCGCCTGTTCGAGCACCTTGTTCTCATCGACCAGCTCATAGACATCGACCTCGGCGCTGTTGTGCTTCGACTGGGCGCAGAAGCGGCAGTTCTCACCGCATACGCCCGATTTGGCGTTCATGATCGAGCAGGCGTGAATCGCGCCGTGGTTCGCGGCGTGGCGGGCCTTGACCCGGTTGGCCAGCGATACGAGGTCGAGCACCTCGGAGTCCGGAAGCCGCCCCAGCGCCGAAGCGAGTTCGAGCGAGAGCGGCTCGCCGGTGTCGAGCACGGCGTAGGCCTTTTCAATGTCGGGATGCAGTCGTGACTTCATGCGGATCTCGGTTCGTGGTTGACGGGAAGCAGGTGAGCCTCGCCCGAAGTGACAGACAGCAGAGCGCCATCGACGGTGCGCAAGAGGAGGTGGCCCTGCGGCGACAATCCGGCCTCGGTGCCGGTCAGCACCGTGTTGAACTGTTCGATTTTCAGCTCGCGCCCTTTCAGCCAGGAGTGTGCTTCGAGGTATGGCAGGATGAACGCCAGGTTCTCCTTTTCGAGCCAGTCGCGGTAGAGCTGCTCGAAGCGGTTGAGCACGGCGGCGAGCAGCCGTGCTCGGGACATTCGCAAGCCGGTCTCGATGGCGATGGAGGTGGCGATCTTTCGCAGCTCCTCTGGTACGGGATCGAGGTTGACGTTCAGCCCGAAGCCCACCACCACGAAGTGTGTGCAGTCCGGTTCGGACTCCATCTCGCACAGAATGCCGCAGAGCTTTCGCCCGCCCGTGATGATGTCGTTCGGCCACTTGATGAAGGCCGCCAGGCCGGGGCACTCCTGAGTCACGGCTTCGTGGATCGCCGCCGCCGCCACGAGCGGAATCTCCGGCACGCGGATGGAGGGCACGGGCGGGCGCAGCACAATCGAGCAATAGAGATTCACCCCTGCGGGCGAAACCCACGCGCGGCGCATCCGCCCCCGGCCTTCCGTCTGGCTGTCGGCAACGACTACCGTTCCCTCCACTGCGCCCTCCCGCGCCGACGCCCGCGCGCGGAGGTTGGTCGAATCGATGCTTTCAAGATAGATGAAGTTTCGCCCGAACGACTCGGTTGCCAGCAGCGGCGCGACCTCTTCGGCAACCGGTGAGCCGGTCAGACTCTCAAGGCGGTACCCTTTGCCGCTTGTCGCCTCAATGGCATATCCGGCTTTTCTCAGAGCGACAATATGTTTCCACACCGCGCTCCGGCTGATCTGCAACTCGTTACAGAGATCGCCTCCGGAAACAAATCCGCCATCACCGGCGAGACGTTGCAGAATGGTTGCCGTCACCGGATTCATACCGACTCCACGCCCGAGGCGGCCGATAACGGCAAAAGATGGTGGTGAAGGAAGCCGTGCATGATAGGAGACAGTCTGGATCTGAAAAGAAAAACTCTCTGCAGGAATTGATTTGTAAACCGGAATTTATCTGACGGTTGACAATCATCCAAAAAGAAATTCCGCTCAAATGGCACGGAGGGACTTGTTGGGTCGTTGAAAAGAGTGGAGCCGTGCTTGGGATAAACCGTCAATTGACCGGACGCGCCGCCGTTGTCATCCGGGTCTCATAGCGTGAGCGATACTGCTGCAGCCCCTGGAAAATGGCGTAGGCTATCTTGGTCTGTTCCTTGCGGTCGCGCAGGAGCTTTTCTTCGGAGGGGTTGGACAGGTAGCCGGTCTCGACCAGAATGCTTGGCATCGAGGGAGTCCAGAGCACCATGAATCCCGCCTGCCGGACGCCGAGGCCATTATTGCTGTTGTTACGGCTCAGGCGCTGGAGCACATCCTGCGCCAGCTCGGTCGATTGCGTTGCAAAGGCGCTTTGCGCCAT
The nucleotide sequence above comes from Chlorobaculum tepidum TLS. Encoded proteins:
- the bioB gene encoding biotin synthase BioB: MKSRLHPDIEKAYAVLDTGEPLSLELASALGRLPDSEVLDLVSLANRVKARHAANHGAIHACSIMNAKSGVCGENCRFCAQSKHNSAEVDVYELVDENKVLEQARSAWEQGIGHFGIVTSGYGYLKVTPEFERILGMIDRLHRELPGLHVCASLGVLGDAPAAELARHGIAHYNINIQVDPARYGELIADTHAVNERIGTIRRLRSNGIGVCCGGILGVGETMQERIGMIFALRDLDVTVIPLNVLVPIDGTPLEGAAPVSVPEIAKTFAICRLAHPTKIIKFAAGRETVMKDFQGLLMLAGADGFLTGGYLTTRGRDISTDRQLARQLSKFS
- a CDS encoding biotin--[acetyl-CoA-carboxylase] ligase encodes the protein MNPVTATILQRLAGDGGFVSGGDLCNELQISRSAVWKHIVALRKAGYAIEATSGKGYRLESLTGSPVAEEVAPLLATESFGRNFIYLESIDSTNLRARASAREGAVEGTVVVADSQTEGRGRMRRAWVSPAGVNLYCSIVLRPPVPSIRVPEIPLVAAAAIHEAVTQECPGLAAFIKWPNDIITGGRKLCGILCEMESEPDCTHFVVVGFGLNVNLDPVPEELRKIATSIAIETGLRMSRARLLAAVLNRFEQLYRDWLEKENLAFILPYLEAHSWLKGRELKIEQFNTVLTGTEAGLSPQGHLLLRTVDGALLSVTSGEAHLLPVNHEPRSA